In Salvia miltiorrhiza cultivar Shanhuang (shh) chromosome 4, IMPLAD_Smil_shh, whole genome shotgun sequence, the DNA window TCAAAtctgccaacaaccaccaccaccgtcgcCAACAACGACCACCGCCGCCAACCccttcaaaatccactcaaaaatcagaaatcaaaaaccaaatcttGCCCCCAAACACTGTGAAGGCgaatagagggagagagagaggacgaaaggcggcggcggccggagaggcgagaggcggcggcgcaggCGAACCAGAAATCAAAAACCAGATCTTGCCCCCAAACCAGATCTTGCCCCCAAATCTGTTAGATCTGAAAGAGAATAGATGGAGAGAGGGAGGACGACGACCTCACCCAAATCGGCGCAGGcgagccctagcccccaaatcgACGCACGACCTCACGCATTTGGGCGGCGAGCTTCGAATCCCCCAAATCGCCCAAGGATGCGACGgtgagagggagggagagagagatcacGAGATCTGTAAcgcgagagagagggagagaggcggcgacGGCCGAATGGGcgaaaggcggcggcggccggagaggcgagaggcggcggcggcgatgggggTGGCatcccgccggagaagaagaagagagaggcggcgatgtgtgtgtttgtgtgtgtatgttTATTTTAAACATAATTGAGGGTTTAATTAGTAACTTAATTAATGAtctaattaagttaaattattttcatttttagaaagtggccaactttagtgggacgcccaaaaaggaaatgtggccaactttaatgggacggagggagtatatgaattGATCGGCTGGTATAAAAAGGTTGGACACATATTTGTAATATGAATGTAATAGATGAAAtggaattttataaaaaaaacttaataaacccttgaaagcacaaaaaaccCAATTAAGGGTTGAACctgattaaaaataatttggCGCAACTTTAAAGAGAAAAAACACAtgtaaaggaaaaagagtatccatttattataagaaattaaaagaaacctAATCTGATTCTCATAacattaactaattaattaatagtaataataatagtattaaaattatatattattaattgtgATGGCGATGGTACAACtataaaatcattaatttttttgaagCATAAAATCATTAATTCAATCAATCTTATGGTGATGATCGTAAAGTTACAATGACttgcagattttttttatttatttttattttattatgtatcTTAAAGGAAAGGAAACATCAATTTTGTAATGAAAGATGATTATACACTTTGAATATAAGCATGACTACAATTGATTCATAGGTCATATTCACAATAATTCAATTCCGCTAGTATCAGTCTATGTAGAGTAGGAGTAGTTATTGATGATAGAAACATTTAATTCTTTTAGGTCTTCCAATTTATTGCATCTTCATTGCTGTTGACTAAAAACTAATTTCTTGGCATACTTGGCGCAAAAATAAAGAAACGAATATTATTGATGGCTGATTTCAACATTTTTGGACGCATGGGCAAATAGAGCTACATGTTGCATGATTAGGATCACGTCACTCTCAaaattattgttgttttttttaaaaaaaatcctaaaaataacaataaataattttttaataatttgaaCCTCAAATCTAGTCAAACATAGGTCATGCATAATTATTAGAAGCAAAGAGTGCTGCATTACACATCAATGGGGGGTGGTGCATGAGCAATAATTAGTGTCTTACTAGAGGTGAGTAAAATCTACAAAAATAACAATATTTAATttcttgatattttttttactataaaaCTTAAATTTATTTGAGAGAGAGTGGGGTTAGTTTGTGTTCCATGTTTGGGAAACAAGATTAAGAAAAAAGTCAGAAAACGAAGAGGGGTTGTTAGTAATATATATTTTGGAGATGGTAATCTTGAAAATGGCAGGAAATGTTTGATAAAGGAGGAAGTTGCGATGGACAAAACCTGCAcattattctaatttttaatgttgttgGTGAGGCATCGATAGTGCAATGTAATCCCACAAAGATAAAACCAAAAACTTCACATGCGACATCCACTTATGCCTGCTTTTCTTTGcatgcgagagagagagagagttacatTTCTCCCTCCAAAAGATATTAATGTTGATTATCTTTTCTGAATATATATACAGAGTTATATTATGCTAAATTTTATTCCAATTCGAGGAATTGAGTGAACTATGGAATATTAGggattaaatataaaatttgtttataccatttttcatgaatattaatttattatttatttattcgaGTGtcgagaaaaagaaaaatcacaGATATTATTTATAACGTAATATCAGAATAATTTATGTGGAACGACGCGCCTCATTTGGTAAGCAATGAGAAGCGGGTTGGCCCTTGGGGCGCTCAACCACGCTCACACTCCAATTAGATGATCATCACCTCATGTGGGATTGCATTCCATTTatcattttgtaaaaataaatatatagtgTTTTAATAATAATGCTACAAAACAATAATCAAATTGTTCAATGTTGCGggtatatattaatatatgctTATAAGATGGAGTAAATGttctattaattaattggatagtataatgtttttttttttgttttttttttcgataATTACAAGATGTATCTATTATCTAATCAAAACCACACGTATGTGGGCGGGATCAGTATCCATACAAAGGTAGAAAAATTACTCACACAAAAATGGAAAAACTACGCACGCAAACAAGATTGAACCCAAAATCTCTTACATAGGAGAGTCGTATTAGCTTCGTCACCAGGCCTCCTTGACAGGTACTAGAATGTTAATATGGATATTCtaccttttttttataaaaaataatactactatttacatatatatatatagggttgggatctatgaagaagtaactatatttcgttctgaataagtcaataaatttaacGAATAAAGCACGCGACCGCACGAATAGTTATTAAactgaataaacacgtacatttttcgttcatacgctcgcgtgatttattcagtaaatgtattgagttattcagccttcgttgtttccttctacatttagcattctttatTGATCCATtccctctctctatatatatatatatatatatatatatactattagATGATGTCATTACCGATGCAAATGCAGGGGGCAATATACAAAACTACACAACTATTCAAAAGTGTCTACAAGTTTTACCCACTTTTTCAAAATCCTCTACTCCATACCCATTTCAATTTTATAGTATTTATTCTGAAAAAGTGTCTGCAAAAAAGTGGCTGAAAAGTGGAGTGTGTGTAAGTGAATTTATTATTCACCCAACAACCAAGCATTAAATACAAAAagtgttcattttatttttactgtTAATACCGCCAAGTAGGGTTTGCTTCATCCTTTAACATTACCGCCGCAAGCCGTCTGTTTTCTCCAAAAAAAATACCTCCGCAAGCTGTCTCCCTTCGCCTCGCCGTCTTCGCCATCTCCGCCTCGCCATCTCTCTGTCGCCTCTCGCCAAGTAGGGTTTGCTTTCTCCCAAAACATTACCGCCGCAAGCCGTCTCCCTTCGCCTCGCCGTCTTCGCCATCTCCGCCTCGCCATCTCCGCCTCGCCTCTCGTCGTCTCCCTCTCGTCTGTTGTCGTCTCCCTCTCGGCTTTCAACAAACTCAAGCTTTCTGTCGCCTCTCGCCGTCTGCCTCTCGTCTGTTGTCGTCTCCCTCTCGCCTTTCAACAAAGTCAAGCTTTCAACCGGCGAACTCAGGCTCTGAACGAGCTCAGCCTACTCAGATCCTCGCCGGCTCCATTTTTCCGGTGGACGTTCTTTGACTCCCTCTCGGATCTCTACCGGCGAAGTATCAGCTTTCTACCACCTAAAATCTCGTCAGCTTCTCTCCATTTCCGTCATGGATGCACCGCAGGAGGTATTATTAGTTAGTCTATTTTAATGCCGCCGTAAATAATTGTAATACCGTCGCATAAAATTGTAATACCGTCGTTGCAAATAGAAAATACCATCGTGATTTGAGTATTTGTAAGCTTTGCAAATCGAATATTTGAAAATATCTGTCGATGGTATTTTAAGCTTTTCCGGAGGTATTTGTTTCTTTTCCGGTGGTATTCTGATGGTATATATTTTACACGGTATAGATAACAAGCGTGATTGTACTTGTTTATGTCTATTTGAGTTGGAGAAATTCAAATAACTAATGTGAGATTagtaataatataattgaattgGGTTATTATGAAAATCATTAATAGATTCGAAACCCAATGTGTATATAGCATAGTTGATATTAGTGCAGTCCATATTGCAAAAATTGacttcaattcaaaatttagaacatataatttagaaaataaaatggtGCAAAGTGACTATTAGAATATAATAAACCAACTTTAGAGTTCAACTTTagagttgaaaaatgaaaagattaGATagttttgttgctataaaatgGTGCAAAGTTAACAGAATAAAGTGTACCTTGAGAATTCCTTGAGAATAATACCTTGTAACGTGTTCACTATATATTATCATTATTTTACAATTGTAAGTGTtacatttaatattataatttgtttttaatgatttttatttttaaattgtagGAGAATCCTAATTATTTGAGGCCGAGTACAATTAATGTGGCTTCAAATGTTGGGACATATTACAAGACAAAATACTTGAAAACGGTTAGGAAGGTATTGAATGCGAAAGGTGGTCAACCGTTGGTGGACAGATTTTTAAGTGGTTGTTTCGGACACTTATTAGATTGGAAACCGGGGTCAAAGTGTGCTATGGCTGTTCACCATGTAGTTTCTCGCCAAATCCGATCAAATGATAATGGATTGTGGTTTTTTATTAACGGGAGTAGGTTAAACTTCTCGGAGAGGGATTATGCCCTTGTTACAGGGCTGAATTTTGGAGAAACTGACTTTGATACGAGGGCACACCACGATCTCCGGAATGTTGAAGTGTTCAGAAAATTTTGTTGTGGGCAGAGGACTGTTAAGGTGGAGACTCTCCTTGACCTTTTCGAGAATTATGATAttgatgatgaggatgagagTTTACTATTACGTGTGGCCCACGTGTTAGTACTGTATGGCATGCTACTAGGGTATGAGCCTGATAAGAACGTGGCTGACTGGGTGTGGGCTTTGGTGAATGATCTTGATGCATTTGCCCAATTTCCATGGGCAGCTTATTCGTATCAGCTGCTATGTCAGTATGTGAATAACTCTAGTAAACACGACAAATATAAACTGTACGGGCCGGTGTGGGCATTACATGTATGGTCCCTTGAGATCATACCCGAGTTGGGTACTGCAGTTGGTACACACTTGGATGGCGGTGCACACCCCAGATGTTTGAGGTGGAGGTTTCGAAGTAGGCCCCCAGATGATCCTGCCACTTCGAGATCTCGATAGATAGTATAAATTGTAGACGGTACTCAGTGAATTTGCCATCAAGTAGTAATTGATATTTTGCCTTAACTCCGAAATGCTTATGTTATTTGTCTGAACATAAGCAAATGTAGCACCTCCACCACAATATAAGACATCGTTCCAATATCCTCCATATCTCACAAGGACGTTTTTCCACTCCGTCATCTGTAAATTAcgaataaaatgaattaaaatacaaataatatattCTCCTATAAATTAGCTTATACCACAAATCATTAATCGCTCTAAACCAAATTATTTACGAAGAACCCATCAATTAAATCTTTATTCATGAATATGCGAAAATATTAAACTATTACACGATGGTATTTAACAATTATGCGACGGTGTTTATCGACCTTACGAAGGTATTTAACTACAATTCAAAGGTATTTACAAATAATTGAAAGAATGCTAAATTACAACACAATTGCATGGACACTATCAAGATAGAAATCGGGCGGTATTAAATGAACTTAAGCAATGGTATTTACCATTTCGACGAGGGTATGTACATATTCGACGACGGTATTAATTTATCAATCGAAGGTATGTTCTCCACATGCAAAACTCACCTAATAATATCAACAATGTCTATATACACTACAATGATAAATATGCAACGACATTACACTATTAGGAGATGGTATTAATCAAGTAATCGACGATATTCATCAACATTACGAAGGTATTTATCTCATATGCAAAGGTTGTTAGAATAGAATGAAAgaatacttaattaaaaacaaaattgcATGGACATTAACATGATAGATATACGACGGTATTTACATTTTTTGACGATGGTATTTAAGATTTTGATGACGGTATGTACATATTATACGACGGTAATATGCTATTACTCAAAGATAAATTTTCCATAAGCAAAATACACCTAATATTAGCAACAATTTCTATGTACACTAGAATGATAAATATGCAACGGTATTAAACCATTACTCAACGGTATTTACGAAATATACTTcagtatttaaaataaaactaagaatTACCTTTAGTTGATAGATATGCGATGAAATTTCTTTTCTCCCAATTCTCCAATGAAATGGCAGCTGAGAACCCCAAAGCTTCCAAGAAGAAGAATTATAACTCAAAAAATATGGAGGCCTTTGAGACAACTTGTTTTGAATGTTTGTGTGGTATTTACTTCATCCTTTCAACATATATGGAGGCCTTTGTgtttaatttatgtttaatttactCACCCTCACCCGTGAATGTACTAGGAAAGGAATCACTTTATATTGACATGAGTGTACTTGCAAGAACTTTATATTCACGTGAAAGTGAAATTAAAAGGAGCCAGACGTACTTAGAATACCGTTGGAAATAAATGTAATACCGTCgtcgaaaaaagaaaataccatCGCCAAAATCACTATACCGTCTGAATATTTGAGAATATCGACCGGCGGTATTATCATTTGTTCCGatggtattttaatttttttagacaGTATTTTCTATGGTGTAGAGAATCATTTGCATCATTTTAACctgtaaaaattattttcgtaTAATATTTACATATGTGCGGTATTTCAAACTCATTTCCTTGGTGGTATTTTAAGCACAAAATGTGATGGGGGAATCATAAAAGGACAAAATTTAAGAGAATCATAGTACACATTCGAAGCCTCATGCGTGAACAATTATGAAATGATTGCTGACAAGCATAAAAAAGCGTGCACATGTGTGAtgacaaaatatattaaaaaatacaaatggtTAAAAGTTGTAGATGATAAATAAAGTGGTCAAAAGTTGTAGATAGTTTTGAAAACTTGGGTACTTTTGCAAAGGCCCCCAAATGCAGACCAGCTATTTGGTAAAAAGTTAGTTATCGTTTAACTTGAAATAGGAAATATCCACTTTAATCGTAAGCATTGGTATGTTTGCATAGAAAAGATAAAAGATTCTAACCGGAAAGTAAATAGTGTGAAATAGAAAAGCAGCAGCCTGTATTATGGCTCGCATGATTTTAACGTTAAAAAAAGTTTTAACATGTGAAAGGAAAAGGGTTTGCAGATTCATCTACTACTAACTAAGTGGTCCTAACCACCACTTCATTGACTTAATCAACACACACTTCTTACAtgttttttgtttccttttgccattttatttataaaacaaaaaaccCCAATTTTGACTAATCTTGGTAACGAATAATCTCGTGAGTAAATATATACGTCATGGAGTAATAAATTTCCAGCGAGTGTTTACTCTCTAATGACTAGTATCGAGTTTAGTAGCAGTGTTCATATAAATCCAACTATCaaaatttcacatttttatATCTGTATTTTACATATAAGCATTAATTTCTCATCTAATTAAATTGTATGAAAAATCACTTGTCGAAATTTCGAACTCGGAAACCAAAATATATTATCTAGCTTATCTTATCTTATCAAATACTCATTTTTTTTGCGCCCACCATTGAATACAACTGAATGAAAAAATGAGATTTAGTGTTCCACaattttatagtattatatGTCATCGTGTCCCATTATCGtatttattatttcaataatatttttgtaaaattaaatttaattataatatttagaatTATACTTAAATTCTATTTATAAaagttgaaattaaaaaaattatatacttgAATTTATCAATCTtaataataaattgaaaatgaaaataagataTAAATTAAATGGGGCGTCAAATATAATACTAGTAGTATATTAGATCTGAAGCGTGAGTGAGATAAGGGTGTGTATAGCTACAACACGTGGCTATTAATCAAGAAGCATGGGTTTTTGTTGGGGTAAGGGTGTGTATAggtacaatatatatatatatatatatatatatatataatgaggtGAAGTGATGCTGAAGATTAGTGGGGTGTGGCTATAAAGAGGCTTGCCGAAAATTCACATCTCCTTCCATTCTTCCTCAATTCCTTCTTCCCCTCtcacaaaagaaattaaatggGCAACTGCCAAGCCATTGATAGTGCAACTCTTGTGATACAACATCCAAATGGAAGAGTAGACAAGCTGTATTGGCCTGTTTCTGCAAGTGAAATCATGAAGATGAATCCCGGCCATTACGTCGCCCTCCTCCTCACCACCACCTTGTattcctccaccgccgccgccgccgccaagaACAGCGCTAGTGTAGATAACAGCAACACCCCTCTTCGAATAACGAGGATTAAACTTCTTAGGCCAACTGACACTCTCGCTCTTGGCCATGTATATAGGCTTGTCGCATCTAAAGGTTTGCTCATTAATTCTAATTTCtaacattttcttcttcttattttatttttattttgggttttTCATAATTTTCCCTTTTTGTTCTTGCAGAAGTGATGAAAGGGTTGTGGGCTAAGAAACAGGCTAAGATGAAGCAGCAACAATTAGAGGGTGCTGACAAAATCATGCCAGAGAAAATAAGTCCAGAATTCGAAGCAGAAATTAGGAAAACTGAAATGGAGAAGACTGAAAAGGTAATTGATTATTTCTTCAAGTAATTAATTTATTACCACCATCCATGActtcaaactaattaataatttattatgccACAACTACCGTTGAGATTCCCCTAGAAAAATTCAAGTTCTTGAGAAATTAATTCTTAGTTAatgagtttgattaattaagGAACCGTAGATCTTGAATGAGTTCtttaattactcaattattattGCATGATTAAAGATTAAGAAAGTACACATACAGTTCAACAAAGTGATAATTAACATCAGAAAGCAGTGATATTAACTGGCCATCAAATTTATACTATTAATTAGCAATGTGCCAGATAATTTCAAGCTATACAGCTAATGTTTCCAATAATTTTAATGCTAATATTTTTTCAATGATTTATTTCAGGTGAAGCATGAAAGGCAGAGATTGAGAAATAATAATACAGCAGTAAATTCCGGCGTATCAAAGTCCAGGGGCTGGCAACCATCATTAAAAGCAATTTCTGAAGCTGGaagctgattttttttttttcggcctGTTGTTGGATTGAGGATTTAAAACTAGCTAGTTCAAAACCAGGCAAATTCAAGAGGTTAATTTTGAAGGGTTGATTGAATGAATAACAGATCCTGTTTTGAATAGATATTCTAATCATCTGCTTCTTCTCATGTAtatccaactctctctctctctcgtacGTTTCCATTTTCtctgttttattttaaatttgaagGATTAGATTTCCGgtagaaataaattaattttagcaATTTTATAAGTAAATGATGGATGCCACATTTtgtaatttatgaaaaataacTATTCGTATAAATAATACAAGGCATTTTTGTCCTTTCTAAGATGTACGTCtgaataaaattagtaaattacTCCGTTAATGTATAGAATTTACTGTTCATTCTTACATATAGAAGCAGGAAATTCAGTTTCAGATCGAGATCATATTAATTTATAGAGATTATTAATGTAAGTCTGATTTCttgtttgtaattatttttaaattgattgtaattttaattagcTGAACTAATGAATCGTGGAAGCTTTTTATGGAGTTGAGGGGACTGCCTGCCTCTTGCCTGTTGGTAATTGGTATGGTCACTCACtgacaaacaaaataaaaaacattactatatattatatgtataatataataatatacgGCTTTGTAATAATATACATATCGACTTACGTAACAAACAAATGATAACGTAAATAACGAAGGAGAATAGAATAGTCTTTCATAAAGAAATCCAATTTACAATTAGTTATTTCCAAAGTTTTTAGAATCCTTTTTTCTGGTGGGACGTCTCTTTAAATACGTGAAATGCGGAAATACTCGTAATAATAAAATTGGGTTGGCAATGAATTATTTAAATCGgccatttaattaattaatgtaataatGAAATTGCAGTTCTTGCATCTGAAACACGTGAATCAGACAAGTATTTATATCAAGCAAATTAGCCCGATTCAAATTAAAGCTACAATACATTTTAATCTGAAATTCCCCccaaataatattttatgagatatatctaaatatattttcactGAAGAAAAAAGAATTCCAATCATACATCATAGAATTAATCAAGTAACTCTTGGTTGTTAAGAAGAGCAAGATTCATTGTTAAGACAAAAGGTGAAAACAACAATTTGCCAGAACAACCATGACCTGTAGTTAGGAccatattttataatataaagaaATAGTAAAATACAACATCGTCTTCTTTCATGTATGATCCAAATAGACAATAtgttaacaaataaaatatttacctATAAAATGGGTTGACATaaagttgaaattcaattaacACTGTTCACCCTATTGATTGGTATGATATCACTATCAAAACAATTAAGTTACAAACAAGataaaaggaaaacataaacaaaaatttCTGAGTAATGACAACTTCTGTCACAATCTCTaagaatttaaattaaacagCTAATGTACATTGAGTTCATCGCCTAGAGCAGATCAGCTTCATACTCTATCAAAGGCTAATATACTACAAATGAAAAAAGGCATATAATAGCATAATAAAATCTTTAAGAATTCAAACATCTAAATATCTACATTGAGTTCATCTAAATATACCATGCAACAGAGAGATGACATTCTTCAATGAAAGAGCACCAAATCTCAAGAGCATGCACAGGATACCATTTTCTGGATTGACTCAACATCGTTGTAGACGTCTCACGGGCATGCCAAACAACTCCAAACGAAGCCTAGATCATCGTCTCTCCATAAGATGAATATTGAAAATCAGCTACAGGTTCAGGCAGAAGAGGCTGATAAAATCTATGTGATCAAGTTCAAGACTTGAAATATCAAGAGGAAAACATCTATAACTATTCACCTATTGGAAAAATTTGTTGTTAAGCATAGATCATCTAAAGACATTGAATGAAGTAGATTTCACTACCTTATAAAATCAATTCTGATGTTAGATAACTGACCACTACCAGTAGTCCTTACACGAACACTTGCCTTGTTTAAAAGTGTGGAAACGAGCTCGATCTCTAACTACGATTTCTCTATCATAAACTTTGGAGATGGCCTTCAGAACTGCATGGCAGTCCTCACATGTCCTCAGATTCTTCATTATTCGAATAGAAGCACCAGAAACACTACTCATGAGCCCAAAAGCAACTGCTAGCTTCTCACTATGCCAAGCCACCGCCTGCTCTCTATCCTCCTCGTTTAGATCAAACGAGACATGTGTGGCATCAGCAGCATAACCAACCACCCCTACCCTCTTCAATATCTCACCCAACTTCTCTCGAATCTCAACTATCTGAGGATGAAGCACATCAGCAACTCGGAACTCATGAACAACACCGCCCACCTCTATCCAACTACATCCGATACCTGCTGGATTCATCTGCTTCCCCATCACCTTCCGAACTTGAGTCACTTTTTCCCATTTACCAAGAGAAGCATACAAGTTGGAGAGCAGTACATTAGTTCCAGAAAAACTCCCACTGTCAAGTTGCTCAAGATAACTGATTATGCGCTCTCCAAAACTAAGATTAGAGTGAATTCTGCAGGCACTAAGTAAAGCCCTCCATACAACCACATCCGGATTAAAAGGCATGCTCTTGGCTATTCCAAACGCCTTCGCCAGATAGCCAGCACGGCCAAGCAAATCGACATAACAACCATAGTGCTCAATCTTAGGCACGACCCCCCACGAGCTCTCCATGCTGTAAAAAATTGATGAGCCCTGCTGCACAAGACCTGAATGGCTGCATCCATTGAGAACCCCCAAAACAGTGATCTCATTAGGGCTCAACTTTTCAGCTAACATTCGCTGAAATACGCGAATAGCTTCCTCACCAAGCCCATGGATGGATAAACCTGATATCAAACTAGTATAATTGTGAATGTCTGGTCTCATGATCTTGTCAAAAACTCGATATGCACAATCTATTCTCCCACACTTGGCATACATATCAATAAGTGCAGTCATAGCATTCGAACTTTGTGAAGAAGGAGTGCTATCAACATAGCCATGAATCCACTTTCCTTGATC includes these proteins:
- the LOC131021199 gene encoding uncharacterized protein LOC131021199 yields the protein MGNCQAIDSATLVIQHPNGRVDKLYWPVSASEIMKMNPGHYVALLLTTTLYSSTAAAAAKNSASVDNSNTPLRITRIKLLRPTDTLALGHVYRLVASKEVMKGLWAKKQAKMKQQQLEGADKIMPEKISPEFEAEIRKTEMEKTEKVKHERQRLRNNNTAVNSGVSKSRGWQPSLKAISEAGS
- the LOC131021200 gene encoding pentatricopeptide repeat-containing protein At5g66520-like is translated as MQPLAFSQISVRFISQLLSRRPRISQIKQIHAQIIVRSLASARLSLIDSLIHCYLHSKSFNSARILFDNYRSSPPPPILLWNLMMRAYSKLQHSSEPINLFRQMINTQAKPDDYTFTFVITSCAHQDSVVCGRIIHGMALKNGTFLNLYVANSLIGMYAAFERVQDARDVFGEMSETDVFSWTSLVSAYAKNRDMRKAGEVFCKMPVRNDVSWAVMISGFVRSGRYTEALRYFHDMFREFEPNEAVLVCALSACANLGSLDQGKWIHGYVDSTPSSQSSNAMTALIDMYAKCGRIDCAYRVFDKIMRPDIHNYTSLISGLSIHGLGEEAIRVFQRMLAEKLSPNEITVLGVLNGCSHSGLVQQGSSIFYSMESSWGVVPKIEHYGCYVDLLGRAGYLAKAFGIAKSMPFNPDVVVWRALLSACRIHSNLSFGERIISYLEQLDSGSFSGTNVLLSNLYASLGKWEKVTQVRKVMGKQMNPAGIGCSWIEVGGVVHEFRVADVLHPQIVEIREKLGEILKRVGVVGYAADATHVSFDLNEEDREQAVAWHSEKLAVAFGLMSSVSGASIRIMKNLRTCEDCHAVLKAISKVYDREIVVRDRARFHTFKQGKCSCKDYW